The Rhinolophus sinicus isolate RSC01 linkage group LG09, ASM3656204v1, whole genome shotgun sequence genome includes a window with the following:
- the MC2R gene encoding adrenocorticotropic hormone receptor translates to MKHIINLYENINNTARNNSDCPHVVLPEEIFFIISIVGVLENLIVLLAVIKNKNLQAPMYFFICSLAISDMLGSLYKILENILIMFRNMGYLKPRGNFETTADDIIDSLFILSLLGSIFSLSVIAADRYITIFHALQYHSIVTMRRAIVVLMVIWICCTCSGITMVIFSHHIPTVITFTSLFPLMLVFILCLYVHMFLLARSHARKISTLPRANMKGAITLTILLGVFIICWAPFVLHVLLMTFCPSNPYCACYMSLFQVNGMLIMCNAVIDPFIYAFRSPELREAFKKMISCNSYH, encoded by the coding sequence ATGAAGCACATAATCAATCTGTATGAAAACATCAACAACACAGCAAGAAATAATTCAGACTGTCCTCATGTGGTTTTGCCAGAAgagatatttttcataatatccaTCGTCGGTGTTTTGGAGAATCTGATTGTCCTCCTGGctgtgattaaaaataagaatctcCAGGCACCCATGTACTTTTTCATTTGCAGCTTGGCCATTTCTGATATGTTGGGCAGCCTGTATAagattttggaaaatattctgaTCATGTTCAGAAACATGGGTTATCTCAAGCCTCGTGGCAATTTTGAAACCACAGCTGATGATATTATCGACTCCCTATTCATCCTTTCCCTACTTGGCTCCATTTTCAGTCTGTCTGTGATCGCTGCTGACCGCTACATCACAATCTTCCATGCTTTGCAGTACCACAGCATTGTGACCATGCGCCGCGCCATTGTGGTCCTGATGGTCATCTGGATATGCTGCACATGCAGTGGCATCACCATGGTGATCTTCTCCCATCACATCCCCACAGTGATCACCTTCACATCGCTGTTCCCTCTGATGTTGGTCTTCATCCTGTGCCTCTATGTGCACATGTTCTTGCTGGCACGTTCCCATGCCAGAAAGATATCGACACTTCCCAGAGCCAACATGAAAGGGGCCATCACATTGACGATCCTGCTCGGGGTCTTCATCATCTGTTGGGCCCCCTTTGTCCTTCATGTCCTCTTAATGACATTCTGCCCAAGTAACCCTTACTGTGCCTGCTACATGTCCCTCTTCCAAGTGAATGGCATGTTAATCATGTGCAATGCAGTCATTGACCCCTTTATATATGCCTTCCGGAGCCCAGAGCTCAGGGAAGCATTCAAAAAGATGATCTCCTGCAACAGCTACCACTAG